In Nitrospiraceae bacterium, the following are encoded in one genomic region:
- a CDS encoding Slp family lipoprotein — protein sequence MRVKLLEWIVLTACAALLTACGTANDTFSPPPGAPPAPPFTQIRAAVDSFKGQSVVLGGQVLTARRLKDGTRIEVLQLPLNDSHQPTMDLTKSEGRFVAVQREFLDPATIPHGTFITIAGELTGSTTLPLDDSEYTYPVIEIRTMRTWIPQEPVVVRPRPYPYYSPYWHPYWGPYRPFPYW from the coding sequence ATGCGCGTAAAACTTCTAGAGTGGATTGTCCTGACGGCCTGTGCGGCGCTCCTGACCGCCTGTGGAACGGCCAACGATACGTTCTCGCCCCCGCCAGGCGCGCCGCCGGCACCGCCGTTTACCCAGATACGAGCCGCGGTCGATTCCTTCAAGGGCCAAAGCGTCGTGCTCGGCGGCCAGGTGCTCACGGCCCGCCGCCTCAAAGATGGGACACGCATCGAAGTGTTGCAGCTCCCGCTGAACGACTCCCATCAACCGACGATGGACCTGACGAAGTCGGAAGGCCGCTTCGTCGCCGTGCAACGCGAGTTTCTCGATCCTGCCACGATACCCCACGGCACCTTCATCACCATCGCGGGGGAACTCACCGGCAGCACAACGTTGCCGCTGGATGATTCCGAGTACACGTATCCGGTAATCGAAATCAGGACCATGCGGACCTGGATTCCTCAGGAACCGGTGGTGGTCCGTCCACGCCCCTACCCGTACTACAGTCCCTATTGGCATCCCTATTGGGGCCCCTACCGGCCGTTTCCTTATTGGTAG